From one Actinomycetes bacterium genomic stretch:
- a CDS encoding fasciclin domain-containing protein encodes MKKFIGVLTASLMVALLGTSAVASAQEEEPTQNIVEIASGNEDFSTLVTAVSEAGLVDTLSGEGPFTVFAPTNEAFAALPEGTLETLLADPSGALTDILTLHVVSGAVDSAAAIAAAGGNVETLGGPVAVELRGDDLYVGGAKVVTTDIKATNGIIHVIDAVITEPATPEVINAGGTGVPTNPASPVVLAMLVGLGLFGLAISGRSLARARNQG; translated from the coding sequence ATGAAGAAGTTCATCGGAGTACTCACAGCATCGCTCATGGTGGCACTGCTCGGCACGAGCGCTGTTGCGTCGGCGCAGGAAGAAGAGCCCACACAGAACATCGTGGAGATCGCTTCGGGCAACGAGGACTTCTCGACGCTCGTGACCGCAGTCAGCGAGGCTGGTCTGGTGGACACCCTGAGCGGCGAAGGCCCCTTCACCGTGTTCGCCCCCACCAACGAAGCGTTCGCAGCACTGCCAGAAGGCACGCTCGAGACCCTTCTCGCCGACCCCAGCGGTGCGCTCACTGACATCCTGACCCTGCACGTCGTGTCCGGAGCCGTCGATTCCGCGGCTGCCATCGCAGCAGCCGGTGGCAACGTCGAGACACTTGGCGGACCCGTGGCGGTCGAGCTGCGTGGCGATGACCTCTACGTCGGCGGCGCCAAGGTCGTGACCACGGACATCAAGGCCACCAACGGCATCATCCACGTGATCGACGCCGTCATCACGGAGCCGGCGACCCCCGAGGTCATCAACGCAGGCGGCACCGGCGTGCCGACCAACCCGGCATCGCCCGTCGTGCTGGCCATGCTGGTCGGACTTGGCCTGTTCGGCCTCGCCATCTCCGGTCGCTCGCTCGCCCGGGCACGCAACCAGGGCTGA
- a CDS encoding class F sortase — MTMTVSALMLGAGIVVALPVSGEERVDLQGQATAPAVGSSWQSAAGVAGLADVADGIQPSAPEPWLAGAFDEPEPSEPSVQASGSPVASAADPVGLAIPSIGLVAPVVPTGITEDREMEIPQVRESGWYRYGASPGDGRGSAVIAAHVDFNGETGVFRDLGSVQLGDEVIVTDTDGTARPFVVTERYQAAKAELRTAELFRRGGDHVLTLVTCGGGFENADRSYTDNIVVRAVPA, encoded by the coding sequence GTGACGATGACGGTCTCGGCGCTCATGTTGGGCGCCGGGATCGTCGTCGCGCTGCCGGTGTCAGGCGAAGAACGGGTCGACCTCCAGGGCCAGGCGACCGCCCCCGCGGTCGGATCCTCGTGGCAGTCAGCGGCCGGCGTCGCCGGGCTGGCGGACGTGGCGGACGGGATCCAGCCGTCCGCTCCCGAGCCCTGGCTCGCCGGTGCCTTCGACGAACCGGAACCTTCGGAGCCGAGCGTGCAGGCCTCCGGTTCACCGGTGGCGAGCGCCGCAGACCCGGTCGGGTTGGCGATCCCCTCGATCGGTCTGGTCGCCCCGGTCGTGCCGACCGGCATCACAGAGGATCGCGAGATGGAGATCCCCCAGGTGAGGGAATCGGGTTGGTATCGCTACGGCGCCTCACCGGGCGACGGTCGTGGGTCCGCCGTCATCGCGGCCCATGTCGACTTCAACGGTGAAACGGGTGTGTTCCGCGACCTGGGTTCCGTGCAGCTCGGCGACGAGGTGATCGTGACAGACACGGATGGCACGGCACGCCCGTTCGTGGTCACCGAGCGCTACCAAGCGGCCAAGGCCGAACTGCGCACAGCAGAGCTGTTCCGCCGCGGTGGTGATCACGTGCTGACCCTGGTGACCTGTGGCGGCGGCTTCGAAAACGCCGATCGCAGCTACACGGACAACATCGTTGTGCGGGCCGTCCCTGCATGA
- a CDS encoding helix-turn-helix transcriptional regulator: MVLSGREPTMRSVAAQAGVGERTIYRHFHSREGLLRATADRIGPMVLVPVCDSVDELENYAGDLFNRFESHRELTIALARSNWAATLPATAPPGTAAGPGPGSMSTALRDRYPTAPVGTLRSAALNLGTVLSPAGWVHQRISLGLEQPDVIDNARWLVRTVIKSLE; encoded by the coding sequence GTGGTCCTGAGCGGGCGCGAGCCCACGATGCGGTCGGTTGCGGCCCAGGCGGGCGTGGGTGAGCGCACGATCTACCGCCACTTCCACAGCCGCGAAGGTCTGCTGCGGGCTACTGCAGACAGGATCGGGCCCATGGTTCTGGTGCCCGTGTGTGACTCCGTCGACGAACTCGAGAACTATGCCGGCGACCTGTTCAATCGATTCGAGTCGCACCGCGAACTCACGATCGCCCTCGCACGATCGAACTGGGCTGCCACACTGCCGGCAACCGCACCGCCGGGCACAGCCGCTGGGCCGGGACCCGGCTCCATGTCAACGGCCCTGCGCGATCGCTACCCGACCGCTCCTGTGGGCACACTGCGCAGTGCAGCACTCAACCTCGGCACGGTCCTGTCCCCGGCGGGGTGGGTGCACCAGCGGATCTCCCTGGGCCTCGAACAGCCCGATGTGATCGACAACGCAAGATGGCTCGTCCGCACGGTGATCAAGTCGCTCGAGTGA
- a CDS encoding DUF1211 domain-containing protein has product MVDDGGPQTQVPDRRARHRDPSRVAAFTDGVFAIIITILVLEISVPADLPSTGLREALDEVGPTLIAWVISFGITGTYWVWHRDLFAKIRYADRGIVWLNLLFLLPTALIPFASALLGEYHGEPVALHVYGVVLIAASLARTALYGYVVRNPDLLWEPTVGEDRRVGWYLAAAPIVIYLLAMAVADWSPTLSLLLYLCLPLLYFLLITVLRSDPETSEGADDFS; this is encoded by the coding sequence ATGGTCGATGACGGCGGCCCGCAGACACAGGTTCCCGACCGGCGCGCGCGGCACCGCGATCCATCGCGGGTCGCGGCGTTCACCGACGGGGTGTTCGCGATCATCATCACGATCCTCGTGCTCGAGATCTCGGTCCCGGCAGACCTCCCCTCGACCGGTTTGCGCGAGGCCCTCGACGAAGTCGGCCCGACGCTCATCGCATGGGTGATCAGCTTCGGGATCACCGGCACCTACTGGGTGTGGCATCGCGACCTGTTCGCCAAGATCCGTTACGCGGACCGCGGAATCGTGTGGCTCAACCTGTTGTTCCTGCTGCCCACCGCGTTGATCCCCTTCGCCTCCGCACTGCTCGGCGAATACCACGGCGAACCCGTCGCCCTGCACGTCTACGGAGTCGTGCTCATCGCTGCCAGCCTCGCCCGTACCGCGCTGTACGGATACGTGGTGCGCAATCCCGACCTGCTCTGGGAGCCGACTGTCGGCGAGGACCGGCGCGTCGGCTGGTACCTGGCGGCCGCGCCGATCGTGATCTACCTGTTGGCCATGGCGGTCGCCGACTGGTCACCGACACTCAGCCTGCTGCTGTACCTGTGCCTGCCGCTGCTCTACTTCCTGCTGATCACGGTGCTGCGCAGCGACCCCGAGACCAGCGAAGGCGCTGACGACTTCTCGTGA
- a CDS encoding SDR family oxidoreductase has protein sequence MTDSTDRGTDDGTDHGGRRVALVANTSFYLGPPLARELARRGHDLVIGDPAEGLVEELEAAGSRVVVAEHVWNLADPDKAGELVNVGLDTFGRVDSAVAFTGQIIGGAFLDSTADQLATLEQGLIDAPYQFLKAVLPPMVQAGSGQVLVVTSSSGARVTPGASIYSALRAGATHLVKNVAREMAPNGVQVNSLGTNFMDFDAFLAASGADDPEVRKRVESKVPLGRLGTLEECAALCCAYLDGTCGFVTGQFVAHDGGWS, from the coding sequence ATGACCGACAGCACAGACAGAGGCACAGACGACGGCACCGATCACGGCGGGCGACGTGTTGCACTCGTCGCCAACACAAGCTTCTACCTGGGGCCTCCGCTGGCCCGCGAGCTGGCGCGGCGAGGGCACGATCTGGTGATCGGCGATCCGGCCGAAGGGTTGGTCGAGGAGTTGGAGGCGGCCGGTTCGCGCGTTGTCGTCGCCGAGCACGTGTGGAATCTCGCTGACCCGGACAAGGCAGGTGAACTCGTCAACGTCGGGCTGGACACCTTCGGTCGTGTGGACTCAGCCGTTGCATTCACCGGTCAGATCATCGGCGGCGCGTTCCTCGACTCGACGGCGGATCAGCTGGCAACGCTGGAACAGGGCCTGATCGACGCTCCCTACCAGTTCCTCAAGGCAGTGCTCCCCCCGATGGTGCAGGCGGGCAGCGGCCAGGTGCTGGTGGTCACCAGCTCATCGGGCGCCCGCGTGACCCCCGGGGCGTCCATCTACTCCGCGCTTCGGGCGGGCGCCACGCACCTGGTCAAGAACGTGGCCCGAGAGATGGCCCCCAACGGCGTGCAGGTCAACTCCCTCGGCACCAACTTCATGGACTTCGATGCTTTCCTGGCCGCCTCGGGCGCGGATGACCCCGAGGTTCGCAAGCGCGTGGAGAGCAAGGTCCCACTCGGCCGACTCGGCACCCTCGAGGAGTGCGCCGCCCTTTGTTGTGCCTATCTGGACGGTACTTGCGGGTTCGTGACCGGCCAGTTCGTGGCCCACGACGGTGGTTGGTCCTGA
- a CDS encoding ABC transporter permease: MTLKMPASLRTPARVLGPALAVMAFQLVVFWIPPFEEPQVYVLGLTQGLLVALMAMGLSLIHRANRIINFAQADLGIVPAALAVNLLMLSGISYLLVLFGGILLSLVVGAVVELAVMRRFFRAPRLVATVATIGLAQLLAVTAVWLPSELWNRQPVIEPFPREVFPWDFTVTLNGFPFRTPYTMAWMLAPAAMIAVGAVLRYTNVGIAIRASAESADRALLLGIPVKRIHTYVWAMAGALSFISLFLSAGLFGLPVVGALGLTVLLGALTAVTLGRLNDLPTILVSSIAVGMLIQAVSWKSSTSVLGLFEIPLSSLAVPAALGAVIVATLLLRRGGSTRLDADTSSTWRNAEQVRPVPRELARLPEVRLVRWAGLLVVLGLVVAAPWLLGSTANVSKAAALVAFSIIGLSLVVLVGWAGQVSLGQLAFAAVGGALGAKAIVDWGLDPAIAIGIAALAGAVTATIVGLPALRVRGLYLAVVTLAFALAAVGYFLNPTFFEWVPQGRMSQRPDVFGVFGIDSARSFYFLCIIVGVVVLAALEGVRRSRTGRVLVALRDNEAGVAAYGVSVVRTKLVAFAMSGAVAAVGGALLVLLQRGYTTTLYRPFDNLVIFSAVVVGGVGSLVGGVIGAAFLKGGDWWLPGNWRLLVSGAGVLIVLLLLPGGIGGALFSLRDSFLRAVARRRDMVVPSLLADVAETEAEVEEAFEESAAHMAAEQRSDAPAGTDSAEAGPATDPGDEVGAPQ; encoded by the coding sequence GTGACGCTGAAGATGCCGGCATCGCTGCGCACTCCCGCGCGGGTGCTCGGACCGGCCCTCGCCGTGATGGCCTTCCAGCTGGTGGTGTTCTGGATCCCTCCGTTTGAGGAGCCGCAGGTCTACGTGCTCGGCCTCACCCAGGGACTGCTGGTGGCATTGATGGCGATGGGTCTCTCGCTGATCCACCGCGCCAACCGGATCATCAACTTCGCACAGGCAGACCTGGGCATCGTGCCCGCCGCGCTGGCGGTGAATCTCCTGATGCTGTCGGGCATCAGCTACCTGTTGGTGCTGTTCGGCGGGATTCTCCTGTCGCTGGTGGTCGGCGCCGTGGTCGAGCTCGCAGTGATGCGGAGGTTCTTCCGGGCCCCGCGACTGGTTGCCACGGTCGCCACCATCGGACTCGCCCAGCTGCTCGCGGTGACGGCGGTGTGGCTGCCGAGCGAGCTGTGGAACCGCCAGCCGGTCATTGAGCCCTTCCCCCGCGAGGTGTTCCCGTGGGACTTCACGGTCACCCTCAACGGCTTCCCGTTCCGCACGCCGTACACCATGGCCTGGATGCTGGCCCCGGCCGCCATGATCGCAGTGGGAGCAGTGCTCCGCTACACCAACGTGGGCATAGCGATCCGGGCCTCGGCCGAGTCGGCCGACCGGGCACTGCTTCTCGGCATCCCGGTGAAACGGATCCACACATACGTGTGGGCCATGGCCGGGGCGCTTTCGTTCATCTCGTTGTTCCTCTCGGCCGGCCTGTTCGGCCTGCCGGTCGTGGGGGCGCTGGGTCTCACCGTGTTGCTCGGTGCGCTCACGGCGGTGACCCTGGGCCGGCTCAACGACCTGCCGACGATCCTCGTGTCGTCGATCGCAGTCGGCATGCTCATCCAGGCGGTGTCGTGGAAGAGCTCCACCTCGGTGCTCGGCCTGTTCGAGATCCCACTCAGCAGCCTCGCAGTGCCTGCGGCGCTGGGCGCCGTGATCGTGGCCACGCTGCTGCTGCGACGCGGCGGGTCCACCCGGCTCGACGCCGATACCTCGTCCACGTGGCGCAATGCCGAACAGGTACGCCCGGTGCCGCGGGAACTGGCCCGCCTGCCCGAGGTGCGACTGGTGCGTTGGGCTGGGCTGCTGGTCGTGCTCGGCCTGGTCGTGGCCGCCCCCTGGCTGCTCGGCAGCACCGCCAACGTCTCCAAGGCCGCAGCACTGGTCGCGTTCTCGATCATCGGCCTGTCGCTCGTGGTGCTGGTCGGCTGGGCCGGACAGGTCTCACTCGGCCAGCTTGCGTTCGCCGCGGTCGGTGGAGCGCTCGGCGCCAAGGCGATAGTCGACTGGGGCCTCGACCCTGCGATCGCAATCGGGATCGCTGCGCTGGCCGGCGCCGTGACGGCCACGATCGTCGGGCTGCCGGCGTTGCGCGTGCGTGGCCTCTACCTGGCGGTTGTGACTCTGGCCTTCGCCCTGGCTGCGGTGGGCTACTTCCTCAACCCCACGTTCTTCGAATGGGTACCCCAGGGCCGCATGTCGCAGCGCCCGGATGTGTTTGGTGTCTTCGGAATCGACTCGGCGCGGTCGTTCTACTTCCTGTGCATCATCGTGGGGGTGGTCGTGCTGGCCGCCCTCGAAGGCGTTCGTCGGTCGCGCACGGGCAGGGTGCTGGTGGCATTGCGCGACAACGAGGCCGGCGTGGCGGCATACGGCGTGTCGGTGGTACGCACCAAGCTGGTCGCGTTCGCCATGTCCGGGGCGGTGGCAGCTGTGGGTGGCGCGCTGTTGGTGCTTCTGCAGCGGGGCTACACCACCACCCTCTACCGGCCGTTCGACAACCTCGTCATCTTCTCCGCAGTCGTCGTCGGCGGTGTCGGTTCCCTCGTGGGTGGTGTCATCGGGGCCGCGTTCCTCAAGGGAGGCGACTGGTGGCTACCCGGCAACTGGCGCCTGCTGGTGTCGGGAGCAGGTGTACTGATTGTGTTGCTGCTGCTGCCGGGCGGAATCGGTGGGGCCCTCTTCTCGCTTCGCGACTCCTTTCTGCGTGCGGTGGCGCGCAGGCGCGACATGGTCGTGCCGAGCCTGCTGGCGGACGTCGCGGAGACCGAGGCCGAGGTCGAGGAGGCGTTCGAGGAATCCGCCGCCCACATGGCTGCCGAGCAGCGCAGCGATGCGCCTGCCGGGACGGATTCTGCGGAGGCCGGTCCGGCGACCGATCCGGGTGATGAAGTGGGAGCGCCGCAATGA
- a CDS encoding MFS transporter, protein MTAPLPMQGPGRWGRAAKALAHPVDTARAMLDDGPVMVLVILFLLNGVDELTRTAFGVLAPDIADDFGVGLTGIFTVLAFVAAVALGLQVPVATLADRYNRVRLAVFGGMVMAVFSTLVGFSPNIWILGITMGATGLGKSFIDPTHNSLLADHFSPDVRARVFAFHRAANSVGQFAGPLLAGFIAYYFSWRAPFILFGPIILLVALLALFIKEPIRGRFEREAAGANEELLDIEEPPPSMAEAWRMCWKVDSLRRIYRTLPFLAPAIVGFVSFASFLYADEFGLDERSRGVAASFTEPAQILGLVIGASVGTRMYRKDPRLVFRFLGTVALGVAVLAVAFALSPAWFLSIGEIKLPWVALLINAVISGSLAFLIPGILAALSVAIPPRARAMGFSMMSVFVIPGLVLLPIIGALGDAWGIRTGMMLMAPMFAIGGFSIQSAGVLIKRDIDDVWTGSAARAEVLHQRREGVAKLLLVRGADVSYGDVQVLFGVDFEVDEGEIVALLGTNGAGKSTLLKAISGIAEADRGAVLFDGVDITHAPPNEIASKGIVQMPGGKGVFPTLSIAENLRAAAWMNRREADVVDERIAEVYEMFPALNSRRSEAAANLSGGQQQMLALGMAFLSRPRLLMIDELSLGLAPLVVEQLLGTVREIANRGTTVIIVEQSVNVALSLADHAFFMEKGEIRFSGPTAELLERPDVLRSVFMEGAAKGAGSANGNGSADRSDGGGSTEPVTRRRERERSDDTALRLAGVTRRFGGITAVHEVDLDIRAGEIVGIIGANGAGKTTLFDIISGFTSLDTGRIELCGHDISQLSPHKRAAVGLGRSFQDAALFPSLTVEQTLAVAHEMSMDVRNPLIEGLWLPAAYESEEAVAESVDRLVDLFGLGAFRSKFVHELSTGSRRIVDIAALVAHRPDVVLLDEPSSGIAQRESEALVPVINRMRDEMGLTIVVIEHDMALLTGIADRLVALESGSVIARGAPHEVLADPAVVQSYLGGSQVAIARSGSGEPQS, encoded by the coding sequence ATGACCGCGCCACTCCCGATGCAGGGACCCGGTCGGTGGGGGCGGGCTGCCAAAGCACTCGCCCATCCGGTGGACACGGCGCGGGCAATGCTCGACGACGGCCCGGTCATGGTGCTCGTCATCCTGTTCCTCCTCAACGGCGTCGATGAGCTCACACGCACCGCCTTCGGTGTCCTGGCACCCGACATCGCCGATGACTTCGGCGTCGGCCTGACCGGGATCTTCACGGTGCTCGCCTTCGTGGCTGCGGTGGCACTCGGCCTGCAGGTACCGGTCGCCACCCTTGCCGACCGGTACAACCGGGTGCGCCTCGCCGTGTTCGGCGGAATGGTGATGGCCGTCTTCTCGACCCTTGTGGGCTTCTCGCCCAACATCTGGATCCTCGGCATCACGATGGGCGCCACAGGGCTGGGCAAGTCGTTCATCGACCCGACCCACAACTCGCTGCTGGCGGACCACTTCTCGCCGGATGTCCGCGCCCGTGTGTTCGCCTTCCACCGGGCCGCCAACTCGGTGGGCCAGTTCGCCGGACCGCTGCTGGCCGGCTTCATCGCCTACTACTTCTCGTGGCGGGCCCCCTTCATCCTGTTCGGCCCGATCATCCTGCTGGTCGCGCTGCTGGCGCTGTTCATCAAGGAGCCCATCCGCGGCCGATTCGAGCGCGAGGCCGCCGGAGCGAACGAGGAACTGCTCGACATCGAGGAGCCACCACCGTCGATGGCGGAGGCCTGGCGGATGTGCTGGAAGGTCGACAGCCTCCGGCGGATCTACCGCACCTTGCCGTTCCTGGCACCGGCGATCGTGGGGTTCGTCTCGTTCGCTTCGTTCCTCTACGCGGACGAGTTCGGGCTCGACGAGCGGTCGCGTGGCGTCGCCGCCTCGTTCACCGAGCCGGCCCAGATCCTCGGGTTGGTGATCGGCGCCTCGGTCGGCACGCGCATGTACCGCAAGGACCCTCGCCTGGTGTTCAGGTTCCTCGGTACGGTCGCACTTGGGGTGGCGGTGCTCGCCGTGGCATTCGCGCTGTCACCCGCGTGGTTCCTGAGCATCGGCGAGATCAAGCTGCCCTGGGTGGCGCTGTTGATCAATGCCGTCATCTCCGGGTCGCTCGCGTTCCTGATTCCCGGGATCCTCGCCGCACTGTCGGTGGCGATCCCTCCCCGTGCCCGGGCGATGGGCTTTTCAATGATGTCGGTGTTCGTGATCCCGGGCCTGGTCCTGCTGCCGATCATCGGTGCGCTCGGTGACGCCTGGGGCATCCGTACCGGGATGATGCTCATGGCACCGATGTTCGCCATCGGTGGGTTCTCCATCCAGAGCGCAGGGGTGCTGATCAAGCGCGACATCGACGACGTGTGGACGGGTTCAGCGGCCCGCGCCGAAGTGCTCCACCAGCGCCGTGAGGGTGTGGCCAAGCTGCTGCTCGTGCGCGGTGCCGACGTTTCCTACGGCGACGTGCAGGTGCTGTTCGGCGTGGACTTCGAAGTCGACGAAGGGGAGATCGTCGCCCTGCTCGGCACCAACGGTGCCGGCAAGTCAACCCTTCTGAAGGCGATCTCGGGCATCGCCGAGGCGGACCGGGGTGCGGTGCTGTTCGACGGGGTCGACATCACACACGCGCCGCCCAACGAGATCGCGAGCAAGGGGATCGTGCAGATGCCCGGAGGAAAGGGCGTGTTCCCGACCCTGTCGATCGCCGAGAACCTGCGGGCCGCAGCCTGGATGAACCGCCGCGAGGCCGACGTGGTCGACGAACGGATCGCCGAGGTCTACGAGATGTTCCCGGCGCTCAACTCGCGGCGCAGCGAGGCGGCGGCGAACCTGTCGGGCGGCCAGCAGCAGATGCTCGCGCTCGGCATGGCGTTCCTGTCGCGGCCACGCCTGCTGATGATCGACGAGCTCTCCCTCGGCCTGGCTCCACTCGTGGTCGAGCAGTTGCTCGGCACGGTGCGCGAGATCGCGAACCGGGGCACCACCGTGATCATCGTGGAACAGTCCGTCAACGTGGCGCTCAGCCTCGCCGACCATGCGTTCTTCATGGAAAAGGGCGAGATCCGCTTCAGCGGGCCGACCGCCGAGCTGCTCGAGCGCCCCGACGTGCTGCGCTCGGTGTTCATGGAGGGCGCTGCCAAGGGAGCAGGGTCGGCCAACGGCAACGGCAGTGCCGACCGGTCGGACGGTGGCGGATCCACCGAGCCGGTCACCCGGCGCCGCGAGCGGGAACGCTCCGATGACACCGCACTGCGCCTCGCCGGAGTCACCCGGCGCTTTGGTGGCATCACCGCGGTGCATGAGGTCGACCTCGACATCCGCGCCGGGGAGATCGTGGGGATCATCGGTGCCAACGGTGCGGGCAAGACCACGCTGTTCGACATCATCTCCGGGTTCACGAGCCTCGACACGGGCCGCATCGAGTTGTGCGGTCACGACATCTCCCAGCTGTCACCGCACAAGCGAGCGGCTGTCGGGCTGGGCCGGTCGTTCCAGGACGCGGCGCTGTTCCCGAGCCTCACCGTGGAGCAGACGCTCGCGGTCGCGCACGAGATGTCGATGGATGTCCGCAATCCCCTCATCGAGGGCCTGTGGCTGCCGGCCGCCTACGAGAGCGAGGAGGCGGTCGCGGAGTCGGTGGACAGACTGGTCGACCTGTTCGGCCTCGGTGCCTTCCGCTCCAAGTTCGTGCACGAGTTGAGCACCGGGTCACGGCGGATCGTCGACATAGCTGCGCTGGTGGCACACCGACCTGACGTCGTGCTCCTGGATGAGCCGAGCTCCGGAATCGCACAGCGCGAGTCCGAGGCACTGGTGCCGGTCATAAACCGCATGCGCGACGAGATGGGCCTCACGATCGTCGTGATCGAGCACGACATGGCGCTGCTCACCGGGATCGCTGATCGGCTCGTTGCCCTCGAGAGCGGTTCGGTGATCGCCCGGGGCGCACCCCACGAGGTCCTGGCAGACCCGGCAGTCGTGCAGTCATACCTTGGAGGCTCTCAGGTGGCGATCGCACGCAGCGGAAGCGGGGAGCCACAATCGTGA
- a CDS encoding TetR/AcrR family transcriptional regulator — translation MTTDHHFQLVDDGTESASLRERKKARTRTALIEVSQRLFEKKGYAQTTLEEICAEVEITPQTLLRYFDSKAALALAPMTSPLEQLKAYLADPDRSVDAIATWRRFVTLEATEASEPTSATTRKYLDNLAGFREWVDRDPVLVAMGAEAERSLRLAVAAALAHDRGAAADDLHSTMVAALLVAGRTAVWDRWLEHGRARDSLVDDQLAVVDYAIASLAPTDDPLSNPT, via the coding sequence GTGACGACTGACCACCACTTCCAACTGGTCGACGACGGCACCGAGTCCGCGTCGCTGCGCGAACGCAAGAAGGCACGCACGCGCACCGCTCTCATCGAGGTGTCCCAGCGGCTGTTCGAGAAAAAGGGCTACGCGCAGACGACCCTCGAGGAAATCTGTGCCGAGGTCGAGATCACTCCACAGACCCTGCTGCGCTACTTCGATTCGAAGGCTGCGCTCGCGTTGGCACCGATGACATCGCCACTGGAGCAGCTGAAGGCCTACCTGGCCGACCCGGACCGGAGCGTCGACGCGATAGCGACCTGGCGGCGGTTCGTGACCCTCGAGGCCACCGAGGCATCCGAGCCAACGTCGGCCACGACGCGCAAGTACCTCGACAACCTGGCCGGGTTCCGGGAGTGGGTCGACCGCGATCCGGTTCTCGTGGCCATGGGAGCCGAGGCCGAGCGGTCACTCCGGCTGGCCGTCGCAGCGGCGCTCGCACACGACCGCGGTGCGGCGGCCGACGACCTGCACTCCACGATGGTCGCCGCCCTGCTCGTCGCAGGGCGCACCGCTGTGTGGGATCGCTGGCTCGAGCACGGGCGCGCACGTGACTCGCTGGTTGATGACCAGCTGGCGGTCGTGGACTACGCGATCGCGAGCCTCGCTCCCACCGACGACCCACTGTCGAATCCGACTTGA